Proteins co-encoded in one Populus trichocarpa isolate Nisqually-1 chromosome 10, P.trichocarpa_v4.1, whole genome shotgun sequence genomic window:
- the LOC7468432 gene encoding pumilio homolog 4 isoform X3: protein MVTGGGNINKPHTVDDFQSELGLILQSQRCNQRIERDLDIYRSGSAPPTVEGSLSAVGSLFRNYNLSDVNSVSNNVVLAEDEIRSHPSYLLYYYSHDNINPRLPPPLLSKEDWLVAQRFQSSGSSFGGIGDLRNNKVVDNSDRSSLFSMQPGLSVHKVDNDLTELRNSNTTCLTRNASAEWLDRISDSHKLHGSRLGPRRKSFADILQEGLDQSTSIPGHLPSPASHNAFGDLLDATGVCDPHQAGLLYGMESLEGLHSGAATTSFTGNQSRIDTLSHSLVSAVGSSLSRSTTPEQQLGGMSAISNLRHVGSRVGPIEKKNVAGMSFQNDHSSGITELGEIGNSLSGLSLLHTRLTDQESHVRHQLQMDLENEPDFPFNVPSSGDQTLQQQLREKSNVVNLSFSTSYTDMPTNNGIIPNRNTSKITSNGEVSISRRNSSTNLHSKMNSSGLGCLERSHVHIQNANVPIVDFTGRVPDDYSTQKLNSVIKNHLDKDGDLDRIQKAYLETLLVQQKQQYELPLLTKSGGLNQGYHRNSSYGLSMPYPENSVAKSSLPSVGSGSFQSERAAHLAPMMRNSIGGSIGSWQCDIGSIAERRPSSSSIEGFKNNKTGSFEPSDIAGQVVEFSTDQYGSRFIQQKLETASVEEKNKIFPEIIPHARTLMTDVFGNYVIQKFLDHGTESQRLELVSRLNGHVLPLSLQMYGCRVIQKALEMIDVDRQTQIVVELNGSVIKCIRDQNGNHVIQKCIECVPEDRIQFIISAFYGQVLALSTHPYGCRVIQRVLEHCKDMNTQQIIMDEIMQSVYTLAQDQYGNYVIQHVLEHGKPQERSAIISKLAGHIVLMSQQKFASNVVEKCLTFGGPEERQLLVNEILGSTVENEPLQAMMKDPFGNYVVQKVLETCNDRSLELIISRIRVHLSALKRYTYGKHIVSRVEKLITTGERRLGLSSQSPNVI from the exons ATGGTCACTGGGGGCGGCAATATAAACAAGCCACATACAGTAGATGATTTTCAGAGCGAACTGGGATTGATTCTACAATCACAGCGATGTAATCAACGCATAGAAAGGGATCTTGATATATATAGGAGTGGTAGTGCTCCACCCACTGTTGAAGGATCATTAAGTGCCGTGGGAAGCCTTTTTAGGAACTATAACTTGAGTGACGTCAATAGTGTTAGTAACAATGTGGTTTTGGCTGAAGATGAGATTCGCTCGCACCCATCTTATCTTTTGTATTACTATTCTCATGATAACATTAATCCAAGATTGCCCCCACCCTTGTTGTCCAAGGAGGATTGGCTTGTTGCACAAAGGTTTCAGTCTTCTGGATCTTCATTTGGAGGTATTGGGGACTTGAGGAATAATAAGGTGGTTGATAATAGTGATCGTTCTTCGCTGTTTTCAATGCAGCCGGGACTTTCAGTGCATAAGGTCGACAATGATTTGACAGAATTGAGGAATTCAAATACAACTTGTCTCACTAGGAATGCTTCGGCCGAGTGGCTTGATAGAATTTCAGATAGTCATAAATTGCACGGCTCCAGGCTTGGTCCGAGGAGGAAAAGTTTTGCTGACATTCTTCAG GAAGGACTTGATCAGTCCACTTCCATACCAGGTCACCTACCATCCCCAGCAAGTCATAATGCTTTTGGTGATCTTCTGGATGCAACTGGTGTGTGTGATCCTCATCAAGCTGGGTTACTCTATGGAATGGAATCCCTTGAAGGCCTGCATTCAGGAGCAGCTACCACTAGCTTTACAGGAAATCAAAGCCGCATTGATACCTTGTCTCACTCTTTGGTATCTGCTGTGGGTTCATCATTGTCTAGGAGTACAACACCTGAACAGCAGCTGGGTGGGATGTCTGCTATTTCAAATCTACGTCATGTTGGCAGCAGAGTTGGTCCTATTGAGAAGAAGAATGTTGCTGGCATGAGTTTCCAAAATGATCATTCCTCTGGCATTACTGAGCTTGGTGAAATTGGCAACTCGTTGTCTGGGTTAAGCCTTTTGCACACTAGACTCACAGATCAAGAGAGTCATGTACGACATCAACTGCAAATGGATCTGGAAAATGAGCCAGATTTTCCTTTTAATGTGCCCAGTAGTGGTGACCAGACTCTGCAGCAGCAACTCAGAGAAAAATCCAACGTAGTAAATCTCTCATTTTCGACCAGCTATACCGATATGCCAACAAACAATGGGATCATACCAAACCGTAATACTTCTAAGATAACTTCTAATGGGGAAGTTAGTATTTCCAGAAGAAATTCTTCTACCAATCTTCACTCAAAAATGAATTCCTCGGGCCTTGGATGTTTGGAAAGATCACATGTTCATATTCAAAATGCAAATGTTCCAATTGTGGATTTCACTGGCCGTGTACCTGATGATTATTCAACTCAAAAATTGAATTCGGTGATCAAGAATCATCTCGATAAAG ATGGAGACTTGGACAGGATTCAGAAAGCTTACCTGGAGACATTGCTTGTTCAACAGAAGCAACAATATGAGTTGCCACTTCTAACCAAATCTGGTGGTTTGAATCAGGGATACCATAGGAATTCATCATATGGTCTTAGCATGCCATATCCAGAGAACTCAGTGGCGAAATCTTCGCTTCCTTCTGTTGGATCTGGAAGTTTTCAGAGCGAGCGAGCTGCACACTTAGCTCCTATGATGAGGAATTCGATAGGAGGATCCATTGGGTCATGGCAGTGTGATATTGGCAGCATTGCGGAAAGAAGACCCTCATCATCCTCAATAGAAGGATTTAAGAACAACAAGACCGGTTCTTTTGAACCTTCAGACATTGCTGGTCAGGTTGTTGAATTCAG CACGGATCAATATGGAAGTCGGTTTATTCAGCAGAAACTAGAAACTGCTTCAGTTGAAGAGAAGAACAAGATCTTCCCTGAGATTATTCCTCATGCTCGTACCTTGATGACTGATGTGTTTGGAAATTATGTCATACAAAAG TTTCTTGATCATGGTACAGAAAGTCAAAGATTGGAGTTAGTCAGTCGACTTAATGGTCATGTTTTACCTCTCAGTCTTCAAATGTATGGATGCAGAGTAATCCAGAAG GCTTTGGAGATGATTGATGTGGATCGACAGACTCAAATAGTGGTAGAGCTTAATGGCTCTGTCATTAAATGCATTCGTGATCAGAATGGCAATCATGTTATTCAGAAGTGTATAGAGTGTGTCCCGGAAGATCGAATTCAATTCATCATCTCAGCTTTCTATGGGCAAGTTTTGGCCCTATCCACCCATCCTTATGGTTGCCGTGTCATTCAG AGGGTCCTGGAGCATTGTAAGGACATGAATACACAGCAAATTATTATGGATGAAATTATGCAGTCTGTGTACACTTTGGCACAAGATCAATATGGAAATTATGTCATTCAG CATGTTCTTGAGCATGGTAAGCCACAAGAACGATCTGCTATTATTAGCAAGCTTGCAGGACATATTGTTTTGATGAGTCAGCAGAAATTTGCTTCAAATGTTGTGGAGAAGTGCTTGACATTTGGTGGCCCTGAGGAGCGCCAACTTTTGGTGAATGAGATACTTGGTTCCACTGTTGAAAATGAGCCCTTGCAG GCTATGATGAAAGATCCATTTGGAAATTACGTTGTACAGAAGGTTCTTGAGACCTGCAATGATCGAAGTTTGGAGTTAATTATTTCTCGCATTAGGGTTCATTTGAGTGCCCTGAAGAGGTACACTTACGGTAAACATATTGTTTCGCGTGTTGAGAAGCTCATCACAACTGGAG AAAGGCGCTTAGGATTGTCATCTCAGTCTCCTAACGTGATTTAA
- the LOC7468432 gene encoding pumilio homolog 4 isoform X1 translates to MVTGGGNINKPHTVDDFQSELGLILQSQRCNQRIERDLDIYRSGSAPPTVEGSLSAVGSLFRNYNLSDVNSVSNNVVLAEDEIRSHPSYLLYYYSHDNINPRLPPPLLSKEDWLVAQRFQSSGSSFGGIGDLRNNKVVDNSDRSSLFSMQPGLSVHKVDNDLTELRNSNTTCLTRNASAEWLDRISDSHKLHGSRLGPRRKSFADILQEGLDQSTSIPGHLPSPASHNAFGDLLDATGVCDPHQAGLLYGMESLEGLHSGAATTSFTGNQSRIDTLSHSLVSAVGSSLSRSTTPEQQLGGMSAISNLRHVGSRVGPIEKKNVAGMSFQNDHSSGITELGEIGNSLSGLSLLHTRLTDQESHVRHQLQMDLENEPDFPFNVPSSGDQTLQQQLREKSNVVNLSFSTSYTDMPTNNGIIPNRNTSKITSNGEVSISRRNSSTNLHSKMNSSGLGCLERSHVHIQNANVPIVDFTGRVPDDYSTQKLNSVIKNHLDKGGHGIGHGFNRLGNQAGSLDPCYPQYLQRISDYATCPVATSSDPSVRNYFGASDGDLDRIQKAYLETLLVQQKQQYELPLLTKSGGLNQGYHRNSSYGLSMPYPENSVAKSSLPSVGSGSFQSERAAHLAPMMRNSIGGSIGSWQCDIGSIAERRPSSSSIEGFKNNKTGSFEPSDIAGQVVEFSTDQYGSRFIQQKLETASVEEKNKIFPEIIPHARTLMTDVFGNYVIQKFLDHGTESQRLELVSRLNGHVLPLSLQMYGCRVIQKALEMIDVDRQTQIVVELNGSVIKCIRDQNGNHVIQKCIECVPEDRIQFIISAFYGQVLALSTHPYGCRVIQRVLEHCKDMNTQQIIMDEIMQSVYTLAQDQYGNYVIQHVLEHGKPQERSAIISKLAGHIVLMSQQKFASNVVEKCLTFGGPEERQLLVNEILGSTVENEPLQAMMKDPFGNYVVQKVLETCNDRSLELIISRIRVHLSALKRYTYGKHIVSRVEKLITTGERRLGLSSQSPNVI, encoded by the exons ATGGTCACTGGGGGCGGCAATATAAACAAGCCACATACAGTAGATGATTTTCAGAGCGAACTGGGATTGATTCTACAATCACAGCGATGTAATCAACGCATAGAAAGGGATCTTGATATATATAGGAGTGGTAGTGCTCCACCCACTGTTGAAGGATCATTAAGTGCCGTGGGAAGCCTTTTTAGGAACTATAACTTGAGTGACGTCAATAGTGTTAGTAACAATGTGGTTTTGGCTGAAGATGAGATTCGCTCGCACCCATCTTATCTTTTGTATTACTATTCTCATGATAACATTAATCCAAGATTGCCCCCACCCTTGTTGTCCAAGGAGGATTGGCTTGTTGCACAAAGGTTTCAGTCTTCTGGATCTTCATTTGGAGGTATTGGGGACTTGAGGAATAATAAGGTGGTTGATAATAGTGATCGTTCTTCGCTGTTTTCAATGCAGCCGGGACTTTCAGTGCATAAGGTCGACAATGATTTGACAGAATTGAGGAATTCAAATACAACTTGTCTCACTAGGAATGCTTCGGCCGAGTGGCTTGATAGAATTTCAGATAGTCATAAATTGCACGGCTCCAGGCTTGGTCCGAGGAGGAAAAGTTTTGCTGACATTCTTCAG GAAGGACTTGATCAGTCCACTTCCATACCAGGTCACCTACCATCCCCAGCAAGTCATAATGCTTTTGGTGATCTTCTGGATGCAACTGGTGTGTGTGATCCTCATCAAGCTGGGTTACTCTATGGAATGGAATCCCTTGAAGGCCTGCATTCAGGAGCAGCTACCACTAGCTTTACAGGAAATCAAAGCCGCATTGATACCTTGTCTCACTCTTTGGTATCTGCTGTGGGTTCATCATTGTCTAGGAGTACAACACCTGAACAGCAGCTGGGTGGGATGTCTGCTATTTCAAATCTACGTCATGTTGGCAGCAGAGTTGGTCCTATTGAGAAGAAGAATGTTGCTGGCATGAGTTTCCAAAATGATCATTCCTCTGGCATTACTGAGCTTGGTGAAATTGGCAACTCGTTGTCTGGGTTAAGCCTTTTGCACACTAGACTCACAGATCAAGAGAGTCATGTACGACATCAACTGCAAATGGATCTGGAAAATGAGCCAGATTTTCCTTTTAATGTGCCCAGTAGTGGTGACCAGACTCTGCAGCAGCAACTCAGAGAAAAATCCAACGTAGTAAATCTCTCATTTTCGACCAGCTATACCGATATGCCAACAAACAATGGGATCATACCAAACCGTAATACTTCTAAGATAACTTCTAATGGGGAAGTTAGTATTTCCAGAAGAAATTCTTCTACCAATCTTCACTCAAAAATGAATTCCTCGGGCCTTGGATGTTTGGAAAGATCACATGTTCATATTCAAAATGCAAATGTTCCAATTGTGGATTTCACTGGCCGTGTACCTGATGATTATTCAACTCAAAAATTGAATTCGGTGATCAAGAATCATCTCGATAAAG gTGGTCATGGAATTGGGCATGGTTTTAATAGACTGGGAAATCAAGCGGGGTCTCTAGACCCATGTTATCCTCAGTACTTGCAAAGAATTTCAGATTATGCAACGTGTCCTGTAGCTACTTCTAGTGATCCTTCAGTTAGAAACTATTTTGGCGCTTCAGATGGAGACTTGGACAGGATTCAGAAAGCTTACCTGGAGACATTGCTTGTTCAACAGAAGCAACAATATGAGTTGCCACTTCTAACCAAATCTGGTGGTTTGAATCAGGGATACCATAGGAATTCATCATATGGTCTTAGCATGCCATATCCAGAGAACTCAGTGGCGAAATCTTCGCTTCCTTCTGTTGGATCTGGAAGTTTTCAGAGCGAGCGAGCTGCACACTTAGCTCCTATGATGAGGAATTCGATAGGAGGATCCATTGGGTCATGGCAGTGTGATATTGGCAGCATTGCGGAAAGAAGACCCTCATCATCCTCAATAGAAGGATTTAAGAACAACAAGACCGGTTCTTTTGAACCTTCAGACATTGCTGGTCAGGTTGTTGAATTCAG CACGGATCAATATGGAAGTCGGTTTATTCAGCAGAAACTAGAAACTGCTTCAGTTGAAGAGAAGAACAAGATCTTCCCTGAGATTATTCCTCATGCTCGTACCTTGATGACTGATGTGTTTGGAAATTATGTCATACAAAAG TTTCTTGATCATGGTACAGAAAGTCAAAGATTGGAGTTAGTCAGTCGACTTAATGGTCATGTTTTACCTCTCAGTCTTCAAATGTATGGATGCAGAGTAATCCAGAAG GCTTTGGAGATGATTGATGTGGATCGACAGACTCAAATAGTGGTAGAGCTTAATGGCTCTGTCATTAAATGCATTCGTGATCAGAATGGCAATCATGTTATTCAGAAGTGTATAGAGTGTGTCCCGGAAGATCGAATTCAATTCATCATCTCAGCTTTCTATGGGCAAGTTTTGGCCCTATCCACCCATCCTTATGGTTGCCGTGTCATTCAG AGGGTCCTGGAGCATTGTAAGGACATGAATACACAGCAAATTATTATGGATGAAATTATGCAGTCTGTGTACACTTTGGCACAAGATCAATATGGAAATTATGTCATTCAG CATGTTCTTGAGCATGGTAAGCCACAAGAACGATCTGCTATTATTAGCAAGCTTGCAGGACATATTGTTTTGATGAGTCAGCAGAAATTTGCTTCAAATGTTGTGGAGAAGTGCTTGACATTTGGTGGCCCTGAGGAGCGCCAACTTTTGGTGAATGAGATACTTGGTTCCACTGTTGAAAATGAGCCCTTGCAG GCTATGATGAAAGATCCATTTGGAAATTACGTTGTACAGAAGGTTCTTGAGACCTGCAATGATCGAAGTTTGGAGTTAATTATTTCTCGCATTAGGGTTCATTTGAGTGCCCTGAAGAGGTACACTTACGGTAAACATATTGTTTCGCGTGTTGAGAAGCTCATCACAACTGGAG AAAGGCGCTTAGGATTGTCATCTCAGTCTCCTAACGTGATTTAA
- the LOC7468432 gene encoding pumilio homolog 4 isoform X2, with product MVTGGGNINKPHTVDDFQSELGLILQSQRCNQRIERDLDIYRSGSAPPTVEGSLSAVGSLFRNYNLSDVNSVSNNVVLAEDEIRSHPSYLLYYYSHDNINPRLPPPLLSKEDWLVAQRFQSSGSSFGGIGDLRNNKVVDNSDRSSLFSMQPGLSVHKVDNDLTELRNSNTTCLTRNASAEWLDRISDSHKLHGSRLGPRRKSFADILQEGLDQSTSIPGHLPSPASHNAFGDLLDATGVCDPHQAGLLYGMESLEGLHSGAATTSFTGNQSRIDTLSHSLVSAVGSSLSRSTTPEQQLGGMSAISNLRHVGSRVGPIEKKNVAGMSFQNDHSSGITELGEIGNSLSGLSLLHTRLTDQESHVRHQLQMDLENEPDFPFNVPSSGDQTLQQQLREKSNVVNLSFSTSYTDMPTNNGIIPNRNTSKITSNGEVSISRRNSSTNLHSKMNSSGLGCLERSHVHIQNANVPIVDFTGRVPDDYSTQKLNSVIKNHLDKGGHGIGHGFNRLGNQAGSLDPCYPQYLQRISDYATCPVATSSDPSVRNYFGASDGDLDRIQKAYLETLLVQQKQQYELPLLTKSGGLNQGYHRNSSYGLSMPYPENSVAKSSLPSVGSGSFQSERAAHLAPMMRNSIGGSIGSWQCDIGSIAERRPSSSSIEGFKNNKTGSFEPSDIAGQVVEFSTDQYGSRFIQQKLETASVEEKNKIFPEIIPHARTLMTDVFGNYVIQKFLDHGTESQRLELVSRLNGHVLPLSLQMYGCRVIQKALEMIDVDRQTQIVVELNGSVIKCIRDQNGNHVIQKCIECVPEDRIQFIISAFYGQVLALSTHPYGCRVIQHVLEHGKPQERSAIISKLAGHIVLMSQQKFASNVVEKCLTFGGPEERQLLVNEILGSTVENEPLQAMMKDPFGNYVVQKVLETCNDRSLELIISRIRVHLSALKRYTYGKHIVSRVEKLITTGERRLGLSSQSPNVI from the exons ATGGTCACTGGGGGCGGCAATATAAACAAGCCACATACAGTAGATGATTTTCAGAGCGAACTGGGATTGATTCTACAATCACAGCGATGTAATCAACGCATAGAAAGGGATCTTGATATATATAGGAGTGGTAGTGCTCCACCCACTGTTGAAGGATCATTAAGTGCCGTGGGAAGCCTTTTTAGGAACTATAACTTGAGTGACGTCAATAGTGTTAGTAACAATGTGGTTTTGGCTGAAGATGAGATTCGCTCGCACCCATCTTATCTTTTGTATTACTATTCTCATGATAACATTAATCCAAGATTGCCCCCACCCTTGTTGTCCAAGGAGGATTGGCTTGTTGCACAAAGGTTTCAGTCTTCTGGATCTTCATTTGGAGGTATTGGGGACTTGAGGAATAATAAGGTGGTTGATAATAGTGATCGTTCTTCGCTGTTTTCAATGCAGCCGGGACTTTCAGTGCATAAGGTCGACAATGATTTGACAGAATTGAGGAATTCAAATACAACTTGTCTCACTAGGAATGCTTCGGCCGAGTGGCTTGATAGAATTTCAGATAGTCATAAATTGCACGGCTCCAGGCTTGGTCCGAGGAGGAAAAGTTTTGCTGACATTCTTCAG GAAGGACTTGATCAGTCCACTTCCATACCAGGTCACCTACCATCCCCAGCAAGTCATAATGCTTTTGGTGATCTTCTGGATGCAACTGGTGTGTGTGATCCTCATCAAGCTGGGTTACTCTATGGAATGGAATCCCTTGAAGGCCTGCATTCAGGAGCAGCTACCACTAGCTTTACAGGAAATCAAAGCCGCATTGATACCTTGTCTCACTCTTTGGTATCTGCTGTGGGTTCATCATTGTCTAGGAGTACAACACCTGAACAGCAGCTGGGTGGGATGTCTGCTATTTCAAATCTACGTCATGTTGGCAGCAGAGTTGGTCCTATTGAGAAGAAGAATGTTGCTGGCATGAGTTTCCAAAATGATCATTCCTCTGGCATTACTGAGCTTGGTGAAATTGGCAACTCGTTGTCTGGGTTAAGCCTTTTGCACACTAGACTCACAGATCAAGAGAGTCATGTACGACATCAACTGCAAATGGATCTGGAAAATGAGCCAGATTTTCCTTTTAATGTGCCCAGTAGTGGTGACCAGACTCTGCAGCAGCAACTCAGAGAAAAATCCAACGTAGTAAATCTCTCATTTTCGACCAGCTATACCGATATGCCAACAAACAATGGGATCATACCAAACCGTAATACTTCTAAGATAACTTCTAATGGGGAAGTTAGTATTTCCAGAAGAAATTCTTCTACCAATCTTCACTCAAAAATGAATTCCTCGGGCCTTGGATGTTTGGAAAGATCACATGTTCATATTCAAAATGCAAATGTTCCAATTGTGGATTTCACTGGCCGTGTACCTGATGATTATTCAACTCAAAAATTGAATTCGGTGATCAAGAATCATCTCGATAAAG gTGGTCATGGAATTGGGCATGGTTTTAATAGACTGGGAAATCAAGCGGGGTCTCTAGACCCATGTTATCCTCAGTACTTGCAAAGAATTTCAGATTATGCAACGTGTCCTGTAGCTACTTCTAGTGATCCTTCAGTTAGAAACTATTTTGGCGCTTCAGATGGAGACTTGGACAGGATTCAGAAAGCTTACCTGGAGACATTGCTTGTTCAACAGAAGCAACAATATGAGTTGCCACTTCTAACCAAATCTGGTGGTTTGAATCAGGGATACCATAGGAATTCATCATATGGTCTTAGCATGCCATATCCAGAGAACTCAGTGGCGAAATCTTCGCTTCCTTCTGTTGGATCTGGAAGTTTTCAGAGCGAGCGAGCTGCACACTTAGCTCCTATGATGAGGAATTCGATAGGAGGATCCATTGGGTCATGGCAGTGTGATATTGGCAGCATTGCGGAAAGAAGACCCTCATCATCCTCAATAGAAGGATTTAAGAACAACAAGACCGGTTCTTTTGAACCTTCAGACATTGCTGGTCAGGTTGTTGAATTCAG CACGGATCAATATGGAAGTCGGTTTATTCAGCAGAAACTAGAAACTGCTTCAGTTGAAGAGAAGAACAAGATCTTCCCTGAGATTATTCCTCATGCTCGTACCTTGATGACTGATGTGTTTGGAAATTATGTCATACAAAAG TTTCTTGATCATGGTACAGAAAGTCAAAGATTGGAGTTAGTCAGTCGACTTAATGGTCATGTTTTACCTCTCAGTCTTCAAATGTATGGATGCAGAGTAATCCAGAAG GCTTTGGAGATGATTGATGTGGATCGACAGACTCAAATAGTGGTAGAGCTTAATGGCTCTGTCATTAAATGCATTCGTGATCAGAATGGCAATCATGTTATTCAGAAGTGTATAGAGTGTGTCCCGGAAGATCGAATTCAATTCATCATCTCAGCTTTCTATGGGCAAGTTTTGGCCCTATCCACCCATCCTTATGGTTGCCGTGTCATTCAG CATGTTCTTGAGCATGGTAAGCCACAAGAACGATCTGCTATTATTAGCAAGCTTGCAGGACATATTGTTTTGATGAGTCAGCAGAAATTTGCTTCAAATGTTGTGGAGAAGTGCTTGACATTTGGTGGCCCTGAGGAGCGCCAACTTTTGGTGAATGAGATACTTGGTTCCACTGTTGAAAATGAGCCCTTGCAG GCTATGATGAAAGATCCATTTGGAAATTACGTTGTACAGAAGGTTCTTGAGACCTGCAATGATCGAAGTTTGGAGTTAATTATTTCTCGCATTAGGGTTCATTTGAGTGCCCTGAAGAGGTACACTTACGGTAAACATATTGTTTCGCGTGTTGAGAAGCTCATCACAACTGGAG AAAGGCGCTTAGGATTGTCATCTCAGTCTCCTAACGTGATTTAA
- the LOC7463446 gene encoding thioredoxin-like 3-2, chloroplastic isoform X2: MSKILQNPPSLRLLSSNSIPRDLSILSIPCQNPSILISKKLSPGKFILPGKIHGFEGGNGIFHAWSQEGSLQEVDDSPVSFELEPIYSESQFDRVIAEAQQLVESVIIVWMASWCRKCIYLKPKLEKLAADYNRRLRFYCVNVNNIPHKLVARAGVTLWKDSKKQAEVIGGHKAYLVINEVREMIENEGTL, encoded by the exons ATGTCTAAGATCTTACAGAACCCACCATCTCTCAGACTGTTGTCTTCAAATTCGATCCCACGTGACTTGTCAATATTAAGCATTCCTTGTCAAAACCCCTCAATTTTGATCTCTAAGAAACTTTCTCCTGGAAAATTCATTCTTCCCGGGAAAATTCATGGGTTTGAAGGGGGAAATGGAATCTTTCATGCTTGGAGCCAAGAGGGGTCTCTGCAAGAGGTGGATGATTCTCCTGTATCGTTTGAGTTGGAGCCCATTTACAGTGAGAGCCAGTTTGATCGTGTGATAGCAGAGGCACAGCAGCTTGTGGAATCTGTTATCATTGTTTG GATGGCAAGCTGGTGCAGAAAATGTATATATTTGAAACCAAAATTGGAAAAGTTGGCAGCTGATTACAATAGAAG ATTGCGGTTTTACTGTGTCAATGTTAATAATATCCCACACAAACTTGTTGCTCGTGCAGGAGTTACT TTATGGAAGGATAGCAAGAAACAGGCAGAAGTGATTGGTGGTCACAAAGCATATTTGGTCATTAATGAAGTTCGTGAAATGATTGAAAATGAGGGTACCTTGTGA
- the LOC7463446 gene encoding thioredoxin-like 3-2, chloroplastic isoform X1, producing MSKILQNPPSLRLLSSNSIPRDLSILSIPCQNPSILISKKLSPGKFILPGKIHGFEGGNGIFHAWSQEGSLQEVDDSPVSFELEPIYSESQFDRVIAEAQQLVESVIIVWMASWCRKCIYLKPKLEKLAADYNRRLRFYCVNVNNIPHKLVARAGVTKMPTIQLWKDSKKQAEVIGGHKAYLVINEVREMIENEGTL from the exons ATGTCTAAGATCTTACAGAACCCACCATCTCTCAGACTGTTGTCTTCAAATTCGATCCCACGTGACTTGTCAATATTAAGCATTCCTTGTCAAAACCCCTCAATTTTGATCTCTAAGAAACTTTCTCCTGGAAAATTCATTCTTCCCGGGAAAATTCATGGGTTTGAAGGGGGAAATGGAATCTTTCATGCTTGGAGCCAAGAGGGGTCTCTGCAAGAGGTGGATGATTCTCCTGTATCGTTTGAGTTGGAGCCCATTTACAGTGAGAGCCAGTTTGATCGTGTGATAGCAGAGGCACAGCAGCTTGTGGAATCTGTTATCATTGTTTG GATGGCAAGCTGGTGCAGAAAATGTATATATTTGAAACCAAAATTGGAAAAGTTGGCAGCTGATTACAATAGAAG ATTGCGGTTTTACTGTGTCAATGTTAATAATATCCCACACAAACTTGTTGCTCGTGCAGGAGTTACT AAAATGCCAACTATTCag TTATGGAAGGATAGCAAGAAACAGGCAGAAGTGATTGGTGGTCACAAAGCATATTTGGTCATTAATGAAGTTCGTGAAATGATTGAAAATGAGGGTACCTTGTGA